In one window of Reinekea forsetii DNA:
- a CDS encoding GGDEF domain-containing protein: MTQSPQGLTEFHWLIEVLQTVDVGILVLDLEYRITAWNGFMENNSGINSTQALDQSLFTVFPEVSQEWFKHKADTVVQLRNRAFTTWEQRPFVFKFRHNRPITGVTEFMYQNCTFIPVISTSGEVENLAVIVYDVTDIATGKIELNLVNQRLAQLSRTDGLTQLYNRAYWETLFSSEYMRLQRQEAEVCLIMLDIDHFKRVNDTYGHQAGDDVIRAVSKAIRDNSRTTDIAGRYGGEEFALLLLDSDAQNSYQFAERLRKKIAALQVATEAGILQVTVSLGVARWLPQFQHHGQWIEAADRGLYRSKDQGRNQTSIEAG, encoded by the coding sequence ATGACTCAAAGCCCTCAGGGCCTAACGGAGTTTCATTGGTTGATCGAGGTGTTGCAGACGGTCGATGTCGGTATCTTAGTGCTCGACTTAGAATATCGTATTACCGCTTGGAACGGCTTTATGGAAAATAATTCCGGTATCAATTCGACGCAGGCCTTGGACCAAAGTTTGTTTACGGTGTTTCCTGAGGTGTCGCAGGAATGGTTCAAACATAAGGCCGATACGGTGGTGCAGTTGCGTAATAGAGCGTTCACCACGTGGGAACAACGGCCCTTTGTGTTTAAATTCCGCCACAATCGGCCGATCACGGGCGTGACCGAATTTATGTATCAAAACTGCACCTTTATACCGGTGATCAGCACCAGTGGCGAGGTTGAGAATCTGGCGGTCATTGTCTACGACGTCACCGATATCGCCACCGGCAAAATCGAATTAAATCTGGTCAATCAACGTCTGGCACAACTAAGTCGCACCGATGGTTTGACGCAACTCTATAATCGAGCCTATTGGGAAACGCTCTTTAGCTCCGAATATATGCGCCTGCAGCGCCAAGAGGCTGAGGTCTGCCTAATCATGCTGGATATCGACCACTTTAAACGGGTTAACGATACCTACGGGCACCAAGCCGGCGACGATGTCATTCGCGCGGTGTCCAAGGCGATCCGAGATAATTCGCGCACAACCGACATTGCCGGCCGCTACGGCGGAGAAGAATTTGCACTTCTGTTGCTCGACTCCGATGCCCAGAACAGCTACCAGTTTGCCGAGCGTCTGCGCAAGAAAATTGCCGCCTTGCAAGTGGCAACCGAAGCGGGAATTTTACAGGTTACGGTCAGTCTGGGGGTCGCCCGTTGGCTACCCCAGTTTCAGCATCACGGCCAATGGATCGAGGCGGCCGATCGAGGGCTCTATCGGTCAAAAGATCAGGGCCGGAATCAGACTTCGATCGAGGCGGGTTGA
- a CDS encoding histidine kinase, with protein sequence MDSDVLDEDLRDSLRELSNIAVGRAADLLARLLDTFVIMPIPAVNLLERSELSMALSSVQGTHSVSAVCQGFTGSKIAGEALLIFNDASFTDMAELTHFEGEITEQIELELLMDISNILIGACLKGLAEQLDINFSQGQPYLLGQHINIDELLSRNPSGWQRLLTIELPYKLEGRLVNCDLLLLFSNDSLAVLRDKVAYMLE encoded by the coding sequence TTGGACAGCGATGTTTTAGACGAAGATCTGCGCGACAGTTTGCGCGAGCTCAGCAATATCGCAGTGGGCCGCGCCGCCGATCTGTTGGCCCGCCTGCTCGACACCTTTGTGATTATGCCGATCCCGGCGGTCAACTTGCTGGAGCGTTCGGAGCTGAGCATGGCACTGTCATCGGTCCAGGGAACCCATTCGGTCAGCGCGGTGTGTCAGGGCTTTACCGGCTCGAAAATCGCTGGCGAGGCCCTATTGATTTTCAATGATGCCAGCTTTACCGACATGGCCGAATTGACACATTTCGAAGGGGAAATTACCGAACAGATTGAACTGGAGTTGCTGATGGATATTTCCAATATTCTAATTGGTGCGTGCCTAAAGGGCTTAGCCGAGCAACTCGATATTAACTTTTCCCAGGGGCAGCCCTATCTGCTCGGGCAGCATATTAATATCGATGAACTATTGAGTCGCAACCCCTCGGGTTGGCAACGACTGTTGACCATTGAATTACCCTATAAGCTCGAAGGCCGACTCGTAAATTGCGATTTGCTGTTGTTATTTAGCAACGACAGCCTCGCCGTTTTACGCGACAAGGTCGCGTATATGCTGGAGTGA
- the polA gene encoding DNA polymerase I, whose product MVNNSTPVVLVDGSSYLFRAYHALPPLANAAGMQTGAIKGVVSMLRKLIEAYPSSPVVVVFDAKGPTFRNEMYDQYKANRPPMPEELRAQIAPIHETVRAMGLPLLCIAGVEADDVIGTLAEQATQQGRDCVISTGDKDMAQLVSAHVSLINTMNNEYLDVAGVGKKYGFGPERMIDYLALMGDKVDNIPGVPGVGEKTALALIQGLGGLDDIYGRLDEIAGLTFRGAKNMAAKLAEHRESAYMSYQLATIKLDVALDLGVQEYQTEAADKDALLALFEQFQFRSWIRDLTDGASPTASPTASARPEPVSAVLPELVVPSACDYRVVEHLDELAAIIASAEQTRQLAYLPVLAKGHYRDPVWIGLALATEPGRAWYLPFSAEDQPALPAAEVLAQLAPLWSAHAIVKTGFDIKADHHWFHTLGWTPARLAKDVQLMAFVYDSTLKRDKSLSNHFANLSIDNLAICYLQQAPQTIEYFLGSAGKRQLAASAVKADVIGPWWAERCDLLLRLGARFEQGLASRNLTRVYDQIERPLSSALALIERNGVVLDIDFINDLSVQFKARLATIEQQAHNIAGTTFNVDSPKQLAEILFEKMGLPVLVKTANGAPSTNEEVLSDLAEDYELPRLILQSRHLRKLVGTYTDPLPILAQADARANYRLHTTYNQTGAQTGRLSSNDPNLQNIPVRTDEGRSIRKAFIAPLNYQIVAADYSQIELRIMTHLSQDANLIAAFQEGKDIHRATAADVMGVPESEVTTEQRRSAKAINFGLIYGMSAFGLAKQLGISRTEAKAYVDAYFERYPGVRRYMDETRAEAAETGYVETVFGRRLYLPGLQSSNQMVRKGAERTAINAPMQGTAADIIKMAMVDVGNWLAASRLRAKMIMQVHDELVFEVHQDDQAALIAGVRFRMQHCANLDVPLIVDIDSGPSWESAH is encoded by the coding sequence ATGGTTAACAATTCAACACCTGTGGTGCTCGTCGATGGTTCGTCCTACCTGTTTCGCGCCTATCATGCACTCCCACCGCTGGCCAACGCCGCTGGCATGCAGACCGGTGCGATCAAGGGTGTTGTCTCGATGTTACGCAAGCTGATCGAAGCCTATCCGTCGAGCCCGGTGGTCGTGGTGTTCGATGCCAAGGGCCCAACCTTCCGCAACGAGATGTACGATCAATACAAGGCCAATCGGCCGCCCATGCCCGAGGAGTTGCGCGCACAGATTGCGCCGATCCACGAGACGGTCCGGGCCATGGGTTTGCCGCTGCTGTGTATCGCCGGCGTCGAGGCCGATGATGTGATCGGCACCCTGGCCGAGCAGGCCACGCAACAGGGTCGCGATTGCGTCATCAGCACCGGCGATAAGGACATGGCACAGCTGGTCAGCGCGCATGTTTCGCTGATCAATACCATGAACAACGAATACCTGGATGTCGCCGGCGTCGGCAAAAAATACGGTTTCGGCCCGGAGCGGATGATCGATTACCTGGCCCTGATGGGTGATAAGGTCGACAACATTCCCGGCGTGCCCGGCGTGGGCGAAAAGACCGCCCTGGCTCTGATTCAAGGCCTGGGTGGGCTTGATGATATCTATGGTCGCTTAGACGAGATCGCTGGCCTGACCTTCCGCGGTGCTAAAAATATGGCCGCCAAGTTAGCCGAGCACCGCGAGTCGGCTTATATGAGTTATCAGCTGGCGACCATTAAACTCGATGTTGCGCTCGATCTAGGGGTGCAGGAATATCAGACCGAGGCCGCGGATAAGGACGCGCTGTTGGCTCTGTTTGAACAGTTTCAGTTTCGCTCCTGGATTCGCGATCTGACCGATGGCGCCAGCCCGACCGCCAGCCCGACTGCGAGCGCTCGGCCGGAACCGGTATCGGCCGTGTTACCTGAGCTCGTCGTGCCCAGCGCATGCGACTATCGGGTGGTGGAACACCTCGACGAGTTGGCGGCCATTATCGCCTCGGCCGAACAGACTCGCCAGCTGGCCTATTTGCCGGTTCTGGCCAAGGGCCACTATCGGGATCCGGTTTGGATTGGTTTGGCGCTGGCCACCGAACCGGGCCGCGCCTGGTATCTGCCGTTCAGTGCCGAAGATCAGCCGGCGCTGCCGGCGGCCGAGGTGCTGGCTCAGTTAGCGCCACTCTGGTCGGCCCATGCAATTGTCAAAACCGGCTTCGACATCAAGGCCGATCATCATTGGTTTCACACCTTGGGCTGGACCCCAGCGCGGCTGGCGAAAGATGTTCAGCTGATGGCCTTTGTCTACGACAGCACGCTCAAACGCGATAAGAGTCTGAGCAACCACTTTGCCAATTTGTCGATCGACAATCTGGCGATCTGTTATTTACAGCAGGCGCCGCAGACTATTGAATATTTCTTGGGCAGCGCCGGCAAACGGCAGTTGGCAGCGAGCGCGGTCAAGGCCGATGTCATCGGCCCCTGGTGGGCCGAACGCTGTGATTTGCTGTTGCGCCTTGGCGCGCGCTTCGAACAGGGCTTGGCCAGTCGCAACCTGACCCGGGTCTATGATCAGATTGAACGCCCGCTGTCGTCGGCTTTGGCGCTAATCGAGCGCAACGGCGTAGTGCTCGATATAGATTTTATCAACGATCTCAGCGTGCAGTTTAAGGCCCGTTTGGCGACCATCGAGCAGCAGGCGCACAATATAGCGGGCACCACCTTTAACGTCGACTCGCCCAAGCAGTTGGCCGAAATCCTGTTCGAAAAGATGGGGTTGCCGGTGTTGGTTAAGACCGCCAATGGCGCGCCGTCGACCAATGAAGAGGTGCTCAGTGATCTGGCCGAAGACTACGAACTGCCCAGGCTGATCTTGCAGTCGCGCCATTTGCGTAAGCTGGTGGGTACCTATACCGACCCGTTACCCATCTTGGCGCAAGCCGATGCTCGGGCAAACTACCGGCTGCACACCACCTATAACCAGACCGGTGCGCAAACCGGGCGATTAAGTTCTAACGATCCCAATTTGCAAAATATTCCCGTGCGCACCGATGAGGGCCGCTCGATTCGTAAGGCCTTTATCGCACCGCTAAATTATCAGATCGTTGCGGCTGACTATTCGCAAATTGAATTACGCATCATGACCCACCTGAGTCAGGATGCGAATCTGATTGCCGCGTTCCAAGAGGGTAAGGATATCCACCGTGCCACCGCGGCCGATGTCATGGGCGTCCCGGAAAGCGAGGTCACCACCGAGCAACGTCGCTCGGCTAAAGCGATCAACTTCGGTTTGATTTATGGCATGTCCGCCTTTGGTTTGGCCAAACAGTTGGGCATCAGTCGCACCGAGGCCAAGGCCTATGTCGATGCCTACTTTGAGCGCTATCCCGGGGTGCGGCGTTATATGGATGAAACCCGTGCCGAAGCTGCCGAAACCGGCTATGTCGAAACGGTCTTTGGCCGTCGGCTCTATTTACCGGGTCTACAGTCGTCCAATCAGATGGTACGCAAGGGCGCTGAACGCACCGCTATTAATGCTCCGATGCAGGGTACCGCAGCCGACATCATCAAGATGGCCATGGTCGATGTCGGTAATTGGTTAGCGGCCAGTCGTTTGCGCGCGAAAATGATTATGCAGGTGCACGATGAATTGGTATTTGAAGTCCACCAAGACGATCAGGCGGCCCTGATAGCCGGGGTGCGGTTTCGCATGCAACACTGTGCCAATCTGGATGTGCCACTGATCGTCGATATTGATAGCGGCCCATCTTGGGAGTCGGCGCACTAA
- a CDS encoding hydrogen peroxide-inducible genes activator has translation MTLTELKYIVALAQEKHFGHAASQCRVSQPTLSVAIRKLEDRLKVAIFERNKQGVTVTPIGEQIVAQANRVLEESAKIDDIAMAGKNQLATPLRLGVIFTIGPYLLPHIIPQLRRNTPAMPLMIDENFTGVLRQRLRDGRLDAVIIALPFVETDVLTKALYDEPFDILLPASHPLTQQESIAAEALNDETLLLLGEGHCFRDQILSACPTIAAATRNPQGKIQTMADGSSLETLRHMVASNLGLTILPRSATGSHLYKDDLVQVRPFSGKSPTRTVALAWRTSFPRPSAIEALETAIRQCKTH, from the coding sequence ATGACCTTGACCGAACTAAAGTATATCGTTGCCCTGGCCCAGGAAAAGCATTTTGGTCATGCCGCGAGCCAATGCCGGGTGTCGCAGCCAACCCTGAGCGTGGCGATTCGCAAGCTCGAAGACCGCCTCAAGGTGGCTATCTTCGAGCGCAATAAACAGGGCGTTACCGTGACCCCGATCGGGGAACAGATTGTGGCCCAGGCCAACCGAGTGTTAGAAGAAAGCGCCAAGATTGACGATATCGCCATGGCGGGCAAAAACCAGTTGGCGACGCCGTTGCGATTGGGCGTAATTTTTACCATCGGGCCCTACCTATTACCCCATATTATCCCGCAACTGCGGCGCAATACCCCGGCCATGCCGCTGATGATCGATGAGAATTTCACCGGGGTGTTGCGTCAACGCTTGCGCGATGGCCGGCTCGATGCCGTAATTATCGCCCTGCCATTTGTCGAAACGGATGTACTCACCAAAGCGCTGTATGACGAGCCCTTCGATATTCTTCTGCCGGCATCGCACCCTCTGACCCAGCAAGAAAGCATCGCCGCCGAAGCGCTGAACGATGAGACGCTGCTCTTGCTCGGTGAGGGCCATTGTTTCCGCGATCAAATTCTCAGTGCCTGCCCGACCATTGCCGCCGCGACCCGCAACCCACAAGGCAAGATTCAAACCATGGCCGACGGCTCGTCGTTGGAAACCCTGCGCCATATGGTCGCGTCCAACTTGGGGCTGACCATCTTGCCGCGCTCCGCGACCGGCTCGCACCTCTATAAGGACGATTTGGTGCAGGTGCGGCCCTTTTCTGGCAAGAGCCCAACGCGCACCGTGGCCCTGGCTTGGCGCACCAGCTTTCCGCGCCCGTCGGCCATCGAGGCACTGGAAACGGCGATTCGTCAATGCAAGACACACTAA
- the ppnN gene encoding nucleotide 5'-monophosphate nucleosidase PpnN, producing MNFKKTIDASITPIGSLEVLSQAEVAGLKQAGENGLYELFRCCVLAILNTGSDSDNAKTLLQAYPNFAIDIVQQDRGIRLNLLHAPADAFVDGEMIRSTREMVFAALRDIVYAESERASPLLDLESGSDITDYVFHFLRNARMMRPGEEPRIVVCWGGHSIGALEYEYTKEVGHELGLRGLDVCTGCGPGVMKGPMKGATISHAKQRILNARYIGLTEPGIIAAEAPNPIVNELAILPDIEKRLEAFVRLGHGILVFPGGAGTAEELLYLLGILLHPANRDIPFPLVLTGPKSTEPYFKQLHSFIAKTLGFEAQQKYKIIIADHESAACEMALGMQQVFDYRKKNNDAYHFNWQLTIADDYQRPFVPNHQNMAALDLHKDIPVHLLAANLRRAFSGIVAGNVKEQGIGMIEQLGPFEIHGDREITDPLDELLAAFVEQGRMKLPGSDYVPCYRVVK from the coding sequence ATGAATTTCAAAAAGACTATCGACGCCTCGATTACGCCCATCGGCAGTTTGGAGGTCTTGTCTCAAGCGGAAGTCGCTGGACTCAAACAGGCCGGCGAAAACGGCCTCTACGAGCTGTTTCGCTGCTGTGTATTGGCCATTCTGAACACCGGTTCGGATAGCGACAATGCCAAAACCCTGCTCCAAGCCTACCCCAACTTTGCCATCGACATCGTGCAGCAGGACCGAGGCATTCGACTGAATCTGCTCCACGCCCCGGCCGATGCCTTCGTCGATGGTGAGATGATTCGCTCGACCCGGGAGATGGTCTTTGCCGCCTTGCGCGATATTGTTTACGCCGAGAGCGAACGCGCCAGTCCGCTATTGGATCTGGAGAGTGGCTCGGACATTACCGATTACGTCTTTCACTTCTTGCGCAACGCGCGGATGATGCGGCCCGGCGAAGAACCGCGCATCGTGGTCTGCTGGGGTGGCCATTCGATCGGTGCACTGGAGTATGAATACACCAAGGAGGTGGGCCACGAGTTGGGCCTGCGCGGTCTCGATGTTTGCACCGGCTGCGGCCCGGGGGTGATGAAGGGGCCGATGAAGGGTGCGACCATCTCGCACGCCAAGCAACGGATCCTGAACGCCCGTTATATCGGCCTAACGGAACCAGGCATTATTGCCGCCGAGGCCCCGAACCCGATCGTTAACGAACTGGCCATCCTGCCCGATATTGAAAAACGCTTAGAAGCCTTCGTGCGCTTGGGTCATGGTATTTTAGTCTTTCCCGGCGGGGCCGGTACCGCCGAAGAACTGCTCTATCTGCTCGGCATTCTGTTGCATCCGGCCAATCGGGACATCCCCTTCCCACTGGTCTTAACCGGGCCCAAGAGCACCGAACCCTACTTTAAGCAGCTGCACAGCTTTATTGCCAAGACCCTCGGCTTCGAAGCCCAGCAAAAATACAAGATCATTATCGCTGACCACGAAAGTGCCGCCTGTGAGATGGCCTTGGGCATGCAGCAGGTGTTTGACTATCGCAAGAAAAACAATGACGCCTACCATTTCAATTGGCAGCTCACCATTGCCGATGACTACCAACGACCCTTTGTGCCGAACCATCAAAATATGGCCGCACTGGATCTCCACAAGGACATCCCGGTGCATCTGTTGGCGGCCAACTTACGCCGTGCCTTCAGCGGCATCGTAGCGGGCAATGTTAAGGAACAGGGCATCGGCATGATTGAGCAACTCGGTCCCTTTGAGATCCATGGCGACCGGGAGATTACCGATCCACTCGATGAACTGCTTGCCGCCTTCGTCGAGCAAGGCCGTATGAAGCTGCCAGGCAGTGATTACGTGCCCTGTTATCGGGTGGTAAAATAG
- a CDS encoding Rossmann-fold NAD(P)-binding domain-containing protein, with the protein MSLLVCAGVGSLNRRVAGLWQAHQGEVIGLRRGPVDPDLAFAQQSLDLSQAAWPDLGADVLVVALSAHERTEAGYRAAYQLPLLRLAESMAGWHALPSKVIVVSSTRVFGIDDGRRVDDDTPIDSPDRFGEILLAMESSVRQLPCPSTVVRLSGIYGPGRDWLKRTALAVDPNHLPANKWTNRIHVDDAAGAIIHLLAQEQLAESYVVSDPEPIPLLQMYNFFRQREGMPLLHPMPAVQGGKCLIPTRLQASGYQWIYPNAFSGGY; encoded by the coding sequence ATGTCGTTATTAGTCTGTGCCGGTGTCGGCTCGCTTAATCGCCGGGTGGCCGGTCTGTGGCAGGCCCATCAGGGCGAGGTTATTGGACTGCGCCGTGGCCCCGTGGATCCGGACTTGGCGTTTGCGCAGCAGTCGCTGGATCTGAGCCAGGCAGCCTGGCCGGATCTGGGTGCCGATGTGCTGGTCGTCGCGCTGTCCGCGCATGAACGCACCGAGGCCGGCTACCGGGCCGCCTATCAGCTGCCATTGCTGCGCTTGGCCGAGTCGATGGCCGGCTGGCATGCGCTGCCCTCGAAGGTGATCGTGGTCAGTTCGACCCGAGTCTTTGGTATTGACGACGGTCGACGCGTAGATGATGACACGCCGATCGACTCGCCCGACCGGTTCGGCGAGATACTCTTGGCGATGGAGTCCAGCGTGCGCCAACTGCCCTGCCCGAGTACCGTGGTGCGGCTGAGTGGCATCTATGGCCCGGGTCGGGATTGGCTGAAACGGACAGCCTTAGCCGTCGACCCGAACCACCTGCCCGCCAATAAGTGGACCAATAGGATTCACGTCGATGATGCCGCCGGCGCAATCATCCACCTGTTAGCACAAGAACAGCTGGCCGAGTCTTATGTGGTCAGCGATCCGGAGCCGATCCCGTTGTTACAGATGTATAACTTCTTTCGCCAGCGCGAAGGCATGCCGCTGCTGCATCCGATGCCTGCAGTCCAGGGCGGGAAATGTTTAATCCCCACGCGCCTGCAGGCATCGGGTTATCAATGGATTTACCCCAATGCGTTCAGTGGCGGTTACTGA
- a CDS encoding homoserine kinase, translating to MSVYTELLQLDIEDLLARYALGEYRAHRGISAGVENTNYFVDTSTHRLVLTLFEKHSHEELPFFLNLGEHLFRHQCKVPQPFRCDQGFLLQTVKGKPAVLIERLAGDHVIPSPDYAQDIARALGQVHIATASFAESRGHSHNLAWVQRSADHLLAQLTPADRQVLQQSLTLLDQLPDNLPQGIIHADLFHDNAMFDQGHISGIIDWYFAGRDAYALDIAIALNDWCVDANGRLDRALVSEFVAAYQSQRPLSPIELDALLLLQIQAATRFWLSRLMAQAQHRQSDAHITVKDPEPMKALLVQLIGYT from the coding sequence ATGTCCGTCTACACCGAATTACTCCAACTCGATATCGAGGATCTGCTCGCGCGTTATGCGCTGGGTGAATATCGCGCGCACCGAGGCATCAGCGCCGGGGTCGAAAATACCAACTATTTTGTCGATACCAGCACTCATCGCTTGGTGTTGACCCTGTTTGAAAAACACAGCCACGAGGAACTGCCTTTTTTTCTCAACCTGGGCGAGCATCTGTTTCGGCATCAGTGCAAGGTGCCGCAACCCTTTCGCTGTGATCAGGGCTTCCTGCTGCAGACCGTCAAGGGCAAGCCGGCGGTATTGATTGAACGGCTCGCCGGCGATCACGTCATCCCGAGCCCAGACTATGCCCAGGACATAGCCCGAGCCCTCGGTCAGGTCCATATCGCCACGGCAAGCTTTGCCGAGAGTCGCGGCCATTCGCATAATCTGGCCTGGGTGCAACGCAGCGCTGATCATTTGCTCGCGCAATTGACCCCGGCCGATCGCCAGGTATTGCAGCAGAGCCTCACTCTGCTGGACCAGTTGCCCGACAATCTGCCCCAAGGCATCATCCACGCCGATCTGTTTCACGACAATGCCATGTTTGACCAAGGCCACATCTCGGGCATCATCGACTGGTATTTTGCCGGGCGGGATGCCTATGCATTGGATATTGCCATCGCCTTAAATGATTGGTGTGTCGACGCGAATGGTCGCCTGGATCGCGCCCTGGTGAGCGAATTTGTCGCGGCTTACCAGAGTCAACGGCCGCTCAGCCCGATCGAATTGGATGCGCTGCTGCTGTTGCAGATACAGGCCGCGACCCGCTTCTGGCTGAGTCGGCTGATGGCTCAGGCACAACATCGCCAATCCGATGCCCACATCACCGTCAAAGACCCTGAGCCGATGAAAGCCCTGCTGGTGCAATTGATCGGCTACACTTAG
- a CDS encoding response regulator — protein MSLPLLIVDDSGFARKQVIRALPKDWPVEISQAGNGIEALEKIEQGLGDVVLLDLTMPVMDGFGVLEAIKARDLPAMVIVISGDIQPEASARVMRLGALAFIKKPLNPEQLSQILSDFGIYSE, from the coding sequence ATGTCGTTACCCTTATTAATTGTTGACGACTCCGGTTTTGCGCGCAAGCAGGTGATTCGTGCCTTGCCGAAAGATTGGCCGGTCGAGATCTCTCAGGCCGGCAATGGCATCGAGGCGCTGGAAAAAATAGAGCAGGGCCTAGGCGACGTGGTGTTATTGGATTTAACCATGCCGGTGATGGATGGCTTTGGCGTGTTAGAAGCCATTAAGGCACGCGATCTACCCGCCATGGTGATTGTTATTTCTGGCGATATTCAACCTGAAGCCTCGGCGCGCGTGATGCGTTTGGGTGCCTTGGCTTTTATCAAAAAACCACTCAACCCTGAACAGCTCAGCCAAATATTGAGCGACTTCGGCATCTATTCAGAATAA
- a CDS encoding hemerythrin domain-containing protein, producing MSTAILQKLNADHKSIAKVLYCLRAQIKGYDDPEVEPNIGQIMDILDYICTVPERWHHPVEDILFTRLLEKNPPHPEQIQAVMNEHSELERLTQELRTAFERVAMDIAVPVSLLYRTATLYLSRQMLHLDAEESVLFPLAEECLDEDDWADVEEAAQQVLDSLDNNAQREYDNLRDAIINFADAD from the coding sequence ATGAGCACAGCTATTCTCCAGAAGCTCAATGCCGATCACAAAAGCATCGCCAAAGTGCTCTATTGCCTGCGCGCTCAGATCAAGGGCTATGACGACCCGGAGGTTGAACCGAATATCGGTCAAATCATGGATATATTGGATTATATCTGCACCGTGCCGGAACGCTGGCACCACCCGGTCGAAGACATATTGTTCACCCGCTTGCTCGAAAAAAACCCACCCCACCCGGAACAAATTCAAGCCGTAATGAATGAGCACAGCGAGCTGGAACGGCTGACCCAAGAGCTTAGAACGGCGTTCGAGCGAGTCGCCATGGATATTGCCGTTCCGGTATCGCTGCTGTATCGCACGGCAACCCTCTATTTGTCGCGCCAGATGTTGCATTTGGATGCCGAAGAAAGTGTCTTGTTTCCGCTCGCCGAAGAGTGCCTCGACGAAGACGATTGGGCGGATGTTGAAGAGGCCGCCCAGCAGGTGCTCGATTCATTAGATAACAATGCCCAGCGGGAATATGACAACCTGCGCGATGCCATTATTAACTTTGCCGACGCCGATTAA